One Microplitis demolitor isolate Queensland-Clemson2020A chromosome 2, iyMicDemo2.1a, whole genome shotgun sequence DNA segment encodes these proteins:
- the LOC128669006 gene encoding uncharacterized protein DDB_G0287625-like, with protein MNNNNNNNNNNNNNNNNNNNNNNNNNNNNNNNNNNNNNNNNNNNNNNNNNNNNNNNNNNNNNNNNNNNNNNNNNNNNNNNNNNNNNNNNNNNNNNNNNNNNNNNNNNNNNNNNNNNNNNNNNNNNNNNNNNNNNNNNNNNNNNNNNNNNNNNNNNNNNNNNNNNNNNNNNNNNNNNNNNNNNNNNNNNNNNNNNNNNNNNNNNNNNNNNNNNNNNNNNNNNNNNNNNNNNNNNNNNNNNNNNNNNN; from the coding sequence atgaataataataataataataataataataataataataataataataataataataataataataataataataataataataataataataataataataataataataataataataataataataataataataataataataataataataataataataataataataataataataataataataataataataataataataataataataataataataataataataataataataataataataataataataataataataataataataataataataataataataataataataataataataataataataataataataataataataataataataataataataataataataataataataataataataataataataataataataataataataataataataataataataataataataataataataataataataataataataataataataataataataataataataataataataataataataataataataataataataataataataataataataataataataataataataataataataataataataataataataataataataataataataataataataataataataataataataataataataataataataataataataataataataataataataataataataataataataataataataataataataataataataataat
- the LOC128667327 gene encoding uncharacterized protein LOC128667327 — MAEILDIQKPIFLDESISHYEVHSHQPYASSTFNNSDEIRISIQHQDLCILLSKISLHICGKFVEEDSTGACATMNLVNMAICHMFKEIRYESNAVEIDRYKNMGLTSLMKNYISLSPGQLNLMENAGWLINNDSKLTNDNGYFDISVPLSYILGFVEDYNRIIMNAKHELILIRSNYDVNTYIH, encoded by the coding sequence ATGGCGGAAATCTTAGACATTCAGAAACCAATCTTCTTAGATGAATCAATTTCTCACTATGAGGTTCATTCACATCAACCTTATGCATCATCAACATTTAACAATAGTGATGAAATTAGAATCAGTATTCAACATCAAGACTTATGCATCCTACTAAGCAAAATTTCTCTGCACATTTGTGGAAAATTTGTAGAAGAAGATAGTACCGGCGCGTGTGCAACTATGAACTTAGTCAATATGGCTATTTGTCATATGTTTAAAGAAATACGCTATGAATCAAATGCTGTTGAAATtgatagatataaaaatatgggTCTTACAAGtctcatgaaaaattatatatctttgAGTCCTGGGCAACTTAATTTAATGGAGAATGCTGGATGGTTGATTAATAATGACAGTAAATTGACTAATGACAATGGATATTTCGACATTTCTGTACCACTAAGTTACATACTTGGATTTGTTGAAGATTATAATCGTATTATCATGAATGCTAAACATGAATTAATTCTTATAAGATCAAATTATGATgttaatacatatattcatTAG
- the LOC128667328 gene encoding uncharacterized protein LOC128667328 — translation MSDKQKIQALNFTANDPAILISFYIWQLYEYPLLPRTTKHVWPIKTLTQMEKPRYVILGFQTARTNDVTNSASRFNDCNIRDVKLFLNSQGYPCDNLNLNISRNQYALIYDMYTNFQTSNYDKESKPLLRKTEYLQEAPLYIIDCSKQNESIKSGPVDIRLEFESDEHFPDRTSAYCLILHDRIIEYNPLSSTVR, via the coding sequence ATGTCGGACAagcaaaaaattcaagcacTCAACTTTACTGCTAATGATCCAGCTATATTAATAAGCTTTTACATATGGCAATTGTATGAATACCCATTACTCCCTCGAACAACGAAACATGTTTGGCCAATCAAGACTTTGACACAAATGGAAAAGCCACGATATGTGATCCTAGGATTTCAAACTGCTAGAACAAATGATGTAACGAACAGCGCCAGTCGATTCAATGATTGTAATATCAGAGATGTAAAGCTATTTCTCAATTCTCAAGGTTATCCAtgtgataatttaaatctaaacatTAGTCGTAATCAGTATGCTTTAATATATGATATgtatactaattttcaaaCGTCAAACTATGATAAAGAATCGAAACCATTATTGAGAAAAACTGAATATTTACAAGAAGCACCACTCTATATTATCGACTGTTCGAAGCAAAATGAATCTATTAAATCTGGACCAGTTGATATTCGTCTTGAGTTTGAATCTGATGAACACTTTCCGGATCGAACATCTGCATATTGTCTTATTTTACACGATcgtataattgaatataatccaTTAAGTAGTACTGTAagataa